In the genome of Erwinia billingiae Eb661, one region contains:
- the dnaB-PI gene encoding SPI-7-type island replicative DNA helicase, translating into MLKQPATSLDVPISTEAEQCVLGALMLDNDRWDEINLLLKTQDFFLAAHRHIFKAMSVLSSKSSPIDLITLSEKLEHEGALDHCGGFAYLAELSKNTPSAANILGYAAIVIEKSRLRALQIIGNSLVADIHANRLNSREVAEHAEDALFELSEQGVSANECESEILFALDQVLSKLELATAIENGITGTSTGMSELDFMTCGLQPGDLILLAARPSMGKTSLAVSWCIGAIESRPQEAVFIFSIEMPTDQLTMRMLSMRSRVDLTNLRSGNLSDEDWGRISQGAKEIAAWRDRLIIDDNSSQTPATLRTRARRYVRKYGKPSLIMVDYLQLMRCPDMENRTQEIAEISRSLKALGKELGCPVLALSQLNRQVEQRADKRPNNGDLRDSGALEQDADLIAFIYRDEVYNTNTAHPGQAEIIISKQRQGPTGTIKTQFDGKFTLFSEYPEGGYDLGYNFRSSGQ; encoded by the coding sequence ATGCTAAAGCAGCCTGCCACTTCGTTAGATGTACCGATCTCGACAGAAGCCGAACAATGCGTTTTAGGTGCGTTGATGCTGGATAATGATCGTTGGGATGAAATTAATCTTCTGTTGAAAACTCAGGATTTCTTCCTTGCTGCCCATCGCCATATATTCAAAGCAATGAGCGTATTGTCTTCAAAATCCTCGCCTATTGATCTTATTACCCTTAGCGAAAAGCTGGAGCATGAGGGAGCGCTAGATCATTGTGGCGGGTTTGCCTATTTAGCCGAGTTAAGCAAGAACACACCTTCAGCCGCAAACATTCTTGGTTATGCGGCCATCGTTATCGAAAAGAGCCGTTTGCGAGCTCTGCAAATAATCGGCAATAGCCTTGTAGCTGATATTCATGCTAATCGATTGAATTCACGAGAAGTTGCCGAGCATGCTGAAGATGCCCTTTTCGAACTTAGTGAGCAGGGCGTAAGCGCAAACGAGTGCGAATCAGAGATTTTGTTTGCCCTTGACCAAGTGCTAAGCAAGCTCGAATTGGCTACCGCGATTGAAAACGGTATCACTGGTACATCCACAGGTATGTCTGAATTAGATTTCATGACTTGTGGCTTACAACCAGGAGACTTGATTCTTCTTGCTGCGCGTCCCTCTATGGGGAAAACATCCTTGGCCGTCAGTTGGTGCATCGGTGCAATCGAAAGCAGGCCGCAGGAAGCTGTTTTTATTTTCAGCATTGAAATGCCAACCGATCAGCTGACCATGCGCATGCTATCAATGCGTAGCCGTGTTGATCTTACCAATCTTCGTAGTGGCAACTTGAGTGACGAAGATTGGGGACGCATCAGTCAGGGAGCAAAAGAAATCGCTGCCTGGCGCGATCGTCTCATTATTGATGACAACAGCTCTCAGACACCGGCAACTCTTCGCACCCGCGCTCGTCGCTATGTTCGTAAGTACGGAAAACCATCTCTAATCATGGTTGATTATCTTCAGCTTATGCGATGTCCAGATATGGAAAACAGAACGCAAGAAATTGCGGAGATTTCCCGATCGCTTAAAGCGCTGGGTAAAGAGCTAGGCTGTCCAGTTCTTGCTCTGTCTCAGCTCAACCGTCAGGTTGAGCAGCGAGCCGATAAACGTCCCAACAATGGAGACCTTCGGGACTCAGGAGCACTCGAACAGGATGCTGACCTTATTGCTTTTATTTACCGCGATGAGGTTTACAACACCAACACGGCACATCCAGGTCAGGCTGAAATCATTATCAGTAAGCAGCGTCAGGGGCCAACGGGCACAATCAAAACGCAATTTGACGGTAAGTTTACTCTCTTCAGTGAATACCCTGAGGGAGGGTATGACCTCGGTTACAACTTCAGGAGTTCTGGGCAATGA
- a CDS encoding ArdC family protein codes for MTKPTKTRRTKKTESVDLYQKVTDRIVEALEKGVAPWKKPWRTAGRCAAAGPLPVNALTGKPYSGVNVLLLWLAAEEKGYSTDRWVTYRQAQEMGGQVRKGETSSEAIIFKPFEKQAEDLSGNKLFDADGKPLMESRAMIKPNFLFNVEQCDGLPEGVAAVPHESPVTEYPGTLDWPTEKRICEIVHLAGVKVEFKLQNRAYYARRTDSILMPVADQFFTHADYFSTMLHEVVHATGHESRLNREGITKTSKKFGDPVYAFEELIAEMGSAFLCAQLGVFGDVQHDSYIKSWLEVLKSDKKALFRACRQAREASEFLLQLTDRAAEAA; via the coding sequence ATGACTAAACCAACCAAAACCCGTCGTACGAAGAAAACTGAGAGCGTCGATCTGTACCAGAAAGTAACTGACCGTATTGTTGAGGCGCTGGAAAAGGGTGTGGCACCATGGAAAAAACCGTGGCGCACTGCCGGTCGCTGCGCCGCTGCGGGTCCGTTACCAGTTAATGCCTTAACCGGTAAGCCTTACAGCGGCGTTAACGTGCTGTTGTTATGGCTGGCCGCAGAGGAAAAAGGATACAGCACCGATCGCTGGGTCACGTATCGACAGGCGCAGGAGATGGGGGGGCAGGTTCGTAAAGGTGAGACATCATCCGAGGCCATAATCTTCAAGCCGTTTGAAAAACAGGCTGAAGATCTCAGCGGAAACAAACTGTTTGATGCTGATGGCAAGCCACTGATGGAGTCACGGGCCATGATAAAGCCTAACTTCCTGTTTAACGTCGAACAGTGTGACGGATTACCGGAAGGTGTCGCCGCCGTACCGCATGAATCTCCTGTAACCGAATACCCCGGCACGCTCGACTGGCCGACGGAAAAACGGATATGTGAGATTGTGCATCTGGCGGGCGTTAAGGTTGAGTTCAAATTACAGAACCGCGCTTATTACGCGCGACGCACCGATTCAATACTTATGCCAGTGGCGGATCAGTTTTTCACTCATGCCGATTATTTCAGCACGATGCTTCATGAAGTAGTGCATGCCACCGGCCATGAGTCACGACTGAACCGCGAAGGCATAACCAAAACGTCAAAAAAATTTGGCGATCCGGTTTATGCGTTTGAAGAACTAATAGCCGAAATGGGCAGCGCGTTTCTGTGTGCTCAGCTCGGCGTATTCGGTGATGTTCAGCACGATAGCTACATAAAATCGTGGCTTGAGGTTCTGAAATCCGACAAAAAGGCGCTTTTCCGTGCCTGCCGGCAGGCAAGGGAAGCTTCGGAATTTTTACTGCAGTTAACAGACAGAGCGGCTGAGGCTGCTTAA
- a CDS encoding acyl-CoA thioesterase: protein MFTKTYSVDEKHVDFQGIVDGLYYPFYMEWTRHAFMKESLGLDLEQEFAEGRIHMILEYTLRFKKSLQKGDEMQVTCSLQANEKRSRVNFVQQILVNDTVYAEAVFTATCIANGRPVVPDAVKNAIPA, encoded by the coding sequence ATGTTTACCAAAACCTATTCCGTAGACGAAAAGCATGTTGATTTTCAGGGCATTGTGGATGGCCTGTATTATCCTTTCTATATGGAATGGACGCGCCACGCGTTTATGAAAGAATCGCTGGGACTGGACCTGGAGCAGGAGTTCGCTGAAGGACGCATCCACATGATCCTGGAATACACACTGCGCTTTAAAAAGAGCCTGCAGAAAGGTGATGAAATGCAGGTAACATGCAGCCTTCAGGCGAATGAGAAGCGCAGTCGCGTCAATTTTGTTCAGCAAATACTGGTTAACGACACCGTGTATGCAGAAGCCGTATTCACCGCGACCTGCATTGCTAACGGCAGACCTGTTGTTCCTGACGCTGTGAAAAATGCTATTCCGGCCTGA
- a CDS encoding UvrD-helicase domain-containing protein encodes MKPTQEQAQIIAWKGKQLVVTAFAGTGKTSTLEAYALANPQERMLYLAYNRAIREESERRFPFNVECRTFHQLAWPSFGRHFQARLATSLRVTDIARLLNTRHWLLARTALSTLNTFLYSADGEISPLHLPDESDRCGLDAGKILGAAQVVWHEMTRIDSLFPVTHDTYLKLYQLSVPNLGSKWDVILFDEAQDANPVTSQFVLSQPCRVILVGDRYQQIYRFRGAENALVSPQLETADRLWLTNSFRFGPAVAGVANALLAEAGESRQVCGLGGEDQIATELPAGVAHYCVISRTVAGVIGAALTASLAEKKVYWVGGMEGYRIGELEDLYWLSVDMPDRIQSPQLARDYRDFEEYRSIAKATKDPEMGQGVRLLDMYFPLPMLLAVLKKQAVTRETEADVTVVTAHRSKGLEWNAVRINDDFIDITDPLLNRREKEDELNLLYVSVTRARKVLVPNELVGILTGCLDALSESSEKPDDADLRSAGVTLHISNKSESSGS; translated from the coding sequence ATGAAACCAACGCAGGAGCAGGCACAGATAATTGCCTGGAAAGGCAAACAACTCGTTGTTACGGCGTTCGCCGGCACAGGTAAAACGTCCACGCTGGAAGCTTACGCGCTGGCAAACCCTCAGGAACGTATGCTGTACCTTGCTTATAATCGTGCAATCCGCGAGGAGTCCGAACGACGTTTCCCCTTCAACGTGGAGTGCAGGACGTTCCATCAGCTTGCGTGGCCGTCGTTTGGACGTCACTTTCAGGCGCGGCTTGCCACATCTCTACGCGTGACGGACATCGCACGCCTTCTCAATACCCGCCACTGGCTCCTGGCACGCACCGCGCTGAGCACGCTTAATACCTTTCTCTACAGCGCTGATGGAGAAATATCCCCTCTGCATTTGCCTGATGAAAGCGACCGGTGCGGACTCGATGCGGGGAAAATACTCGGCGCGGCGCAGGTCGTATGGCATGAAATGACGCGCATAGACTCACTTTTTCCGGTGACGCATGACACTTATCTCAAGCTTTATCAGCTGTCAGTACCCAATCTCGGAAGTAAATGGGACGTTATTCTATTCGACGAGGCACAGGATGCGAATCCGGTCACCAGTCAATTCGTTCTCAGCCAGCCCTGCCGCGTCATCCTCGTCGGCGACCGTTATCAGCAAATTTATCGCTTCAGAGGAGCTGAAAACGCGCTCGTTTCTCCGCAGTTGGAAACCGCAGACCGGCTCTGGCTAACGAACAGCTTCCGGTTTGGCCCGGCGGTCGCGGGGGTTGCGAATGCTCTGCTTGCTGAGGCCGGCGAATCCCGTCAGGTCTGCGGCCTTGGCGGGGAGGACCAGATTGCAACCGAACTGCCCGCAGGTGTGGCGCACTACTGTGTTATCAGCCGGACGGTAGCGGGTGTGATTGGTGCGGCCCTGACGGCGAGCCTGGCGGAAAAAAAGGTGTACTGGGTGGGCGGCATGGAGGGATACCGCATAGGCGAGCTGGAAGATTTGTACTGGCTATCGGTTGATATGCCCGATCGCATTCAGTCGCCGCAGCTGGCGCGGGATTACCGTGACTTTGAAGAGTACCGGTCGATTGCCAAAGCAACTAAAGATCCGGAAATGGGGCAGGGTGTGCGGCTGCTGGACATGTACTTTCCCCTGCCAATGCTGCTGGCCGTACTGAAAAAACAGGCCGTAACGCGCGAAACCGAGGCTGACGTGACGGTAGTGACCGCGCACCGGAGTAAAGGACTGGAGTGGAATGCGGTCAGGATCAACGATGATTTTATTGATATTACTGACCCGCTTCTTAATCGCCGTGAAAAAGAAGACGAGCTAAATCTTCTGTACGTCTCGGTTACGCGCGCGCGCAAAGTTCTGGTTCCCAATGAGCTGGTCGGCATCCTAACCGGTTGCCTGGACGCGCTGAGTGAGTCCTCTGAAAAACCGGACGATGCTGACTTACGGAGCGCCGGGGTTACGCTTCATATAAGTAATAAATCAGAATCATCAGGAAGTTAA
- a CDS encoding integrase domain-containing protein, with protein sequence MSGKLGKQLVTLARQGGGSFKTISDRSKIASRFSERLANLNIQIRDVSHIKTKHIENYIRSRQGENISSRTLQNEMAALRSILTQGGRNVLANPTHEKLSNQALNISGASREGTKVAISDSRLIEILSLVSEKDRGIAISIQLARYIGLRAEETVQSAKSLNTWRKSLQAGNDNVRVVFGTKGGRPRDATIFEKEKVIGLLNDAVRYVEGNNGKLIDKPTLHQALDRYHNVLRESGMTGIHAPHSLRYAYSQDAVNYHLENGMSRKEAEALVSMDLGHGDGRGAYVARVYNRVDDED encoded by the coding sequence GTGTCTGGAAAATTAGGTAAGCAACTCGTCACGCTCGCACGTCAGGGCGGAGGAAGTTTTAAAACGATTTCTGATCGTTCAAAGATTGCCAGTCGCTTTTCGGAGCGACTGGCAAACCTTAATATTCAGATTCGGGACGTAAGCCATATTAAAACAAAACATATCGAAAATTATATCCGCAGCCGTCAGGGTGAAAATATATCGTCCCGAACGCTGCAAAATGAAATGGCTGCGTTGCGATCAATTCTTACACAGGGAGGGCGTAATGTACTTGCTAATCCGACGCATGAAAAACTGAGTAACCAGGCGCTTAATATTTCAGGAGCCAGTAGGGAGGGAACTAAAGTTGCGATTTCTGATTCACGTCTTATAGAAATTCTTTCATTGGTTTCAGAAAAGGATCGGGGGATTGCAATAAGTATTCAACTCGCAAGGTATATTGGTCTCCGCGCAGAGGAGACCGTTCAGTCGGCCAAATCACTCAATACCTGGAGGAAAAGTTTACAGGCCGGAAATGATAATGTGCGTGTTGTTTTTGGCACTAAAGGCGGACGTCCACGCGATGCGACAATTTTTGAAAAAGAAAAAGTCATTGGTTTATTAAATGACGCTGTTCGATACGTTGAGGGAAATAACGGAAAGTTAATCGACAAGCCAACGCTTCATCAGGCGCTTGATCGCTATCATAACGTATTACGTGAAAGTGGAATGACAGGGATACATGCACCACACAGCCTCAGGTATGCTTATTCGCAGGATGCCGTAAATTATCACCTTGAAAATGGAATGAGTCGTAAAGAAGCTGAGGCCTTAGTTTCAATGGATCTAGGTCACGGTGACGGACGTGGCGCTTACGTTGCCCGGGTTTATAACAGAGTTGATGATGAAGATTAA
- a CDS encoding N-6 DNA methylase yields MTSTNHRKAFLALFKATARYHHRHKVFEDFVSCAAIALHNGVAHDAELEKQYLSIIAGYEKEDVTQMAALLGHVVMAIDQERCDFLGSVFMELELGDKYRGQFFTPWDVSQMMASMQLSGIDALMQAQDFITLQEPASGAGCMVIAFAEEFAKRGYTVSEQLWVSVTDVDPLAANMSYIQLSLCGIAAEVVTGHALTLERRRTLYTPLHYTGRWAVKLGRAEQHAA; encoded by the coding sequence ATGACTTCTACTAACCATCGCAAGGCATTCCTCGCGCTTTTCAAAGCCACGGCCCGTTATCACCACCGGCACAAGGTGTTTGAAGATTTCGTCAGCTGCGCGGCAATTGCACTGCACAACGGCGTTGCGCACGATGCTGAGCTGGAAAAACAGTATCTGAGCATAATTGCCGGCTACGAGAAAGAAGACGTCACACAGATGGCCGCGTTACTGGGTCACGTCGTAATGGCGATCGATCAAGAACGATGTGATTTCCTTGGCAGCGTTTTTATGGAGCTTGAGCTGGGTGATAAGTATCGCGGCCAGTTTTTCACGCCGTGGGACGTATCGCAGATGATGGCATCGATGCAGCTGTCCGGCATCGATGCACTGATGCAGGCTCAGGACTTCATTACCCTGCAGGAACCGGCCAGCGGCGCAGGCTGCATGGTGATCGCCTTTGCTGAAGAGTTCGCAAAGCGCGGGTATACGGTGTCAGAGCAGTTGTGGGTGTCGGTGACGGACGTTGATCCGCTTGCCGCCAATATGTCCTACATACAGCTCTCGCTCTGCGGCATAGCGGCAGAGGTCGTTACCGGCCACGCGCTGACACTTGAGCGGCGACGTACGCTTTATACTCCGCTGCACTACACCGGCAGGTGGGCAGTAAAACTTGGCCGCGCTGAGCAACACGCCGCCTGA
- a CDS encoding DUF5983 family protein, protein MSGNGEYLRCRVVSTAHISADDNALLDEITTRSIDHGEWIHYIGGGYLLRLTSCSAPVLRLKEVGLSKEARRVIASVMRSDAVEILIFESGAPEIEGFTTYSW, encoded by the coding sequence ATGAGTGGCAATGGTGAGTATCTTCGCTGCCGCGTGGTGTCAACGGCTCATATCAGCGCAGACGACAATGCGTTGCTGGATGAAATCACAACCCGCTCAATCGATCACGGTGAGTGGATACACTATATCGGCGGCGGATACCTGCTGCGGTTAACTTCGTGCTCTGCGCCGGTTCTGCGGCTGAAAGAGGTCGGGTTATCGAAAGAGGCCCGCCGGGTTATCGCTTCGGTAATGCGTTCGGATGCCGTGGAAATCCTGATTTTCGAATCAGGTGCTCCGGAGATTGAAGGATTCACCACGTACAGCTGGTAA
- a CDS encoding ParB family protein has product MTKLQVIENSTGHNGTFARVFTLDDLCVNPDNPRKSRNPLFDDLKASIRARGLNSVPFVTRDPRLPDGKWTFSDGGNTRYTIMRELWDETGDQRFFRMTCIEKPWPGRFQCLAGHLAENETHGQLTFIDKAISVSEARLLLEEERGKKISLRELATELTNTGLPVHFSSVSRMEDVVTNIYPWMPVLLASGFGGRELRKLLKLRHGAEAIWDKYLFENNVGTEYSFNDVFGECCRKFDDPELWSIEMFTDEFIGDLTNAFPCNELDYDGWLLELRGADKAKVEPAEDIAFSVSPALPATSLIVANDDVTAEPIQPSDELPSDDLAHCENADKGNFLNTQQSSVNNESKDSSSLGSREDETYVTQNQDDLLEPFTQPDSNPLWHVSALQDDIEHLQSIAWRLCWDVASAHGCGDALEVSNENASQLGYRLSVPADDAHIVASFLASLAVDAPYPDAVNINTKLLIGSSKSATPVFDDEQTLSVFRLIRILRRLRELQRQSAASIVPVNEG; this is encoded by the coding sequence ATGACAAAACTTCAAGTTATTGAGAATTCGACCGGACATAATGGAACTTTCGCAAGGGTTTTCACACTCGATGACCTATGTGTAAATCCCGATAACCCGCGTAAAAGCCGTAATCCTCTGTTTGATGATTTGAAAGCATCGATACGCGCACGCGGACTCAATTCTGTACCTTTTGTGACGCGTGACCCACGCCTTCCCGATGGTAAGTGGACTTTTAGCGATGGTGGCAACACTCGTTACACCATCATGCGTGAGCTTTGGGATGAAACTGGAGATCAGCGTTTCTTCCGAATGACCTGTATTGAAAAACCTTGGCCTGGTCGTTTTCAATGCCTTGCAGGGCACCTTGCTGAAAATGAAACACATGGACAGCTGACTTTCATTGATAAGGCCATATCTGTAAGTGAAGCGCGATTACTGCTTGAAGAAGAGCGTGGAAAAAAAATCTCTTTGCGTGAATTAGCTACTGAACTGACCAACACCGGCCTACCAGTGCATTTTTCCAGCGTAAGTCGAATGGAAGATGTGGTGACGAATATCTATCCATGGATGCCTGTATTGCTTGCGTCGGGGTTTGGTGGACGTGAGCTTCGAAAATTGCTCAAACTTCGACATGGCGCTGAAGCAATTTGGGATAAGTATCTCTTTGAAAATAATGTTGGTACTGAATACAGCTTCAACGATGTGTTTGGTGAATGCTGCCGGAAATTTGATGACCCTGAGTTGTGGTCAATCGAAATGTTCACTGATGAATTCATTGGTGATCTGACTAATGCTTTTCCATGCAATGAGCTCGATTATGATGGCTGGTTACTTGAGCTACGCGGTGCTGATAAAGCAAAAGTAGAACCTGCGGAAGACATAGCTTTTTCTGTCTCCCCCGCCTTACCTGCCACGTCATTAATAGTGGCAAATGATGATGTAACAGCAGAACCAATTCAGCCTTCTGATGAGCTTCCTTCAGATGATTTAGCGCACTGTGAAAATGCTGACAAGGGTAACTTTCTAAATACTCAGCAATCTTCTGTAAACAATGAATCCAAGGATTCATCTTCTTTGGGGAGTCGGGAAGACGAAACCTACGTAACGCAAAATCAGGATGATTTGTTAGAACCATTTACTCAACCAGACAGCAATCCCCTCTGGCACGTAAGTGCCCTTCAAGATGATATTGAGCATCTGCAAAGTATTGCCTGGCGTTTGTGCTGGGATGTAGCCAGTGCACATGGTTGTGGTGATGCCTTAGAAGTCTCAAATGAAAATGCATCACAGCTTGGCTACCGTCTATCTGTGCCTGCAGATGATGCTCATATTGTAGCTTCATTCCTTGCTTCGCTGGCAGTAGATGCGCCCTATCCGGATGCTGTGAACATAAATACTAAATTGCTGATCGGGTCATCTAAATCAGCCACACCAGTTTTTGATGACGAGCAAACCCTGAGTGTTTTTAGGCTAATCAGGATCCTTCGTCGTCTCCGCGAACTGCAGCGGCAAAGCGCTGCCTCTATTGTTCCTGTAAATGAAGGGTAA
- a CDS encoding TraI domain-containing protein: MFSKLITLISGGASSAKPTPAGGKTPPGYFAPQSAVQLFSLPQRKLLLRQIWDNTSLPEDVYNRLYMAPLNILAECVQNVPASAEGEWSKEGGFIDLTLKFTACSVRLAKGHMFPPGAAPEEQAAKNTLWNAIVFWSALTTHLPQLTCIEGELMDGQCWMPGVMPPAAPYRFRISNAANSATSTMMAARLLPVDGVTWLSGERQAMKVMASLAAGDASAMPLIKDILDKARGICGSPDSSLEAGLPAVAAVPTSATVHPALTLPYSILTAGTALDGIESVDLTELASGIAPVSPESLLTAAEEAVSLSPALSENSGTQTEQPEPEIAAEDDTAVLLSMFGAAETAAVDVDDQQESADTVISEDESLAQNNDDKLITTPDENEQVILNPESDQTIPLIYSMLGPDNNKESSADRSEIIKTTDDNESGNLGEQFLLWLKVSVNDKTLSVNESDSLLHAVSGFMFISLPGAAFKFIEATGIDSDRRAVQASFEKNGVLHMRNDKRFFRVRIYESEGLEGKYQKRSGYLVRISLFYQAGNDKVKDSRYILIEN; encoded by the coding sequence ATGTTCAGTAAGCTTATTACACTGATATCCGGGGGGGCGTCCTCCGCAAAGCCCACGCCGGCTGGCGGTAAGACCCCGCCGGGATATTTCGCACCGCAGTCTGCCGTGCAGCTGTTCTCTTTGCCGCAACGTAAGCTACTGCTGAGGCAGATCTGGGATAACACGTCTCTGCCGGAGGATGTCTATAACCGGCTTTATATGGCACCGCTGAACATACTCGCGGAGTGCGTGCAAAACGTGCCGGCCAGCGCTGAAGGTGAATGGAGTAAAGAGGGAGGTTTCATTGATCTCACCCTAAAATTTACCGCTTGCAGCGTCAGGCTGGCAAAAGGGCATATGTTTCCACCGGGTGCGGCACCCGAAGAGCAGGCCGCCAAAAATACGCTCTGGAACGCGATCGTTTTCTGGTCAGCTCTCACCACGCATCTGCCGCAACTTACCTGCATTGAAGGGGAGTTAATGGACGGACAGTGCTGGATGCCCGGCGTGATGCCGCCGGCTGCGCCTTATCGTTTCAGGATAAGCAATGCGGCTAATTCCGCTACCTCAACAATGATGGCCGCAAGGCTGTTGCCAGTTGACGGCGTGACCTGGCTTAGCGGGGAACGCCAGGCTATGAAGGTGATGGCTTCGCTGGCTGCTGGAGATGCATCGGCCATGCCGCTTATTAAGGATATTCTCGACAAAGCGCGAGGCATCTGTGGTTCGCCTGACAGTTCCCTGGAGGCCGGTTTACCTGCAGTGGCTGCTGTACCAACATCGGCCACTGTGCATCCGGCGCTGACTTTACCTTACAGCATCCTGACTGCCGGCACTGCACTCGACGGGATCGAATCGGTTGATTTAACTGAACTGGCCTCTGGTATCGCTCCTGTGAGCCCAGAATCACTGTTAACCGCAGCGGAAGAAGCCGTATCTTTATCCCCGGCACTTTCAGAAAACAGCGGCACACAGACTGAGCAGCCAGAGCCCGAAATTGCGGCAGAAGACGATACAGCCGTTCTTCTCAGCATGTTTGGCGCAGCTGAAACGGCAGCCGTTGATGTGGATGACCAACAAGAAAGCGCTGATACGGTCATTTCAGAAGATGAGTCTTTGGCTCAGAACAATGATGACAAGTTAATAACGACCCCGGATGAAAACGAACAAGTAATTCTCAATCCTGAGTCGGATCAAACAATTCCTTTGATTTATTCCATGCTGGGTCCGGATAACAACAAAGAAAGTTCTGCTGATAGATCAGAAATTATCAAGACTACAGATGATAATGAGTCGGGCAATTTGGGGGAGCAGTTCTTATTGTGGCTTAAAGTGTCTGTCAATGATAAAACGCTCAGCGTTAACGAGAGTGACAGTCTACTTCATGCTGTAAGTGGGTTTATGTTTATATCCCTTCCTGGAGCCGCATTTAAATTTATAGAGGCTACGGGTATCGATAGTGATAGAAGGGCAGTACAGGCGTCATTTGAAAAAAATGGCGTATTGCATATGCGTAACGACAAGCGTTTTTTCAGGGTTCGTATATATGAAAGTGAAGGGCTGGAAGGTAAATATCAGAAGCGTAGCGGATATTTAGTCAGGATATCTTTATTTTATCAGGCAGGAAATGATAAGGTTAAGGATAGTCGTTATATTTTAATTGAAAATTAA
- a CDS encoding DUF1281 domain-containing protein → MSDWCHNRLEITGKSALIGIMEEWITGEAVPLYRHAVMRSIKLFLAGCGGLLRPVKTESFTPFPGLMQSGTGLGTPANMAFDQWLGLLRRDVPLDGEHLRTIERIYHQSGIDAIRWESIPEVSRRHIARLIEERYADWFGVATLSREIVPGQCWERLSHLPERAQPCDMLQIIPSRLAAELNGTGGLLAGMSTASSLYCRQYGMEWPAGHNVSWQREGLSSIKLEFDSAWFPPAGELVAALSSTFDCEIRHWYSEPVHELDGYDCYDRGDHVCSAEATIDELDDDRPGLHLVPAAEPGEPKTGSSVNRTVQA, encoded by the coding sequence ATGTCAGACTGGTGCCATAACCGTTTAGAAATCACCGGAAAATCCGCGCTCATCGGCATTATGGAAGAGTGGATCACCGGCGAAGCCGTACCGCTGTATCGTCACGCCGTCATGCGCAGCATAAAGCTGTTTCTGGCAGGATGTGGCGGCCTGCTACGCCCGGTCAAAACGGAGTCATTTACGCCGTTTCCCGGGCTCATGCAGAGCGGGACGGGACTGGGCACGCCGGCGAATATGGCGTTTGATCAGTGGCTCGGTTTGCTGCGCAGGGATGTACCGCTTGACGGTGAGCATTTGCGTACAATCGAGCGAATTTACCATCAGTCAGGCATCGACGCGATCCGCTGGGAGAGCATTCCGGAGGTATCGCGCAGACACATTGCGCGACTCATTGAGGAACGCTATGCGGACTGGTTTGGTGTTGCCACGCTTTCCCGGGAAATCGTTCCGGGTCAGTGCTGGGAACGGCTTAGCCATCTGCCTGAGCGGGCCCAGCCCTGCGATATGCTGCAGATAATCCCAAGCCGTCTGGCCGCCGAGCTGAACGGCACGGGAGGTTTGCTTGCCGGTATGTCTACGGCCAGCAGCCTCTACTGTCGTCAGTACGGTATGGAGTGGCCGGCAGGTCATAACGTCAGCTGGCAACGTGAGGGACTGAGCAGCATAAAACTGGAGTTTGATTCAGCCTGGTTCCCGCCGGCGGGAGAGCTGGTTGCGGCGCTTTCATCCACGTTCGACTGTGAGATCCGTCACTGGTACAGCGAGCCCGTTCACGAACTGGATGGCTATGACTGTTACGACAGGGGCGATCACGTTTGCAGCGCTGAGGCGACTATTGACGAGCTGGACGACGACAGGCCCGGGCTTCATCTGGTGCCGGCTGCCGAACCCGGCGAACCAAAAACCGGATCGTCCGTAAACCGGACGGTGCAGGCATGA